One region of Rhodophyticola sp. CCM32 genomic DNA includes:
- the pncB gene encoding nicotinate phosphoribosyltransferase, with translation MVDIATRVHNRKWKIDPIVRSLIDTDFYKLLMCQSVFRNRHDTQVTFSLINRTHRIRLADLVDEGELREQLDHIRTLSLSRGESTWMRGNTFYGKRQMFTPEFMDWFEALRLPPYHLEKRDGQYELTFEGAWPEVMLWEIPALAVLMELRSRATLADMGKFELQVLYARAMTKLWQKIERLRHIPDLRIADFGTRRRHSFLWQDWCVQAMREGLGTAFSGTSNCLIAKNRDLEAIGTNAHELPMVYAALAEDDTALARAPYDVLADWHEEHDGNLRIILPDTYGTRGFLTHAPDWLTQWTGIRIDSGDPAAGAELAINWWKSRGEDPREKLVIFSDGLDVEKIEELHSQFAGRVRVSFGWGTLLTNDFRGLVPGEGLAPFSLVCKAVAANGKATVKLSDNPEKAMGPEAEINRYKRVFGVGQQERVEVVV, from the coding sequence ATGGTCGACATCGCCACCCGCGTGCACAATCGTAAATGGAAGATCGACCCGATCGTCCGATCCCTGATCGACACGGATTTTTACAAACTGCTGATGTGCCAGTCGGTATTCCGCAACAGGCATGACACCCAGGTTACATTCTCCCTGATCAACCGGACCCATCGTATCCGCCTGGCCGATCTGGTGGATGAGGGCGAGTTGCGCGAACAGCTTGATCATATCCGAACCCTCAGCCTGTCACGAGGCGAAAGCACCTGGATGCGGGGCAACACATTCTATGGCAAACGCCAGATGTTCACCCCGGAATTCATGGACTGGTTCGAAGCCCTGCGCCTGCCCCCCTATCATCTGGAAAAACGCGACGGCCAGTATGAGCTGACATTCGAAGGCGCCTGGCCAGAGGTGATGTTGTGGGAAATCCCCGCACTGGCGGTGCTGATGGAACTGCGCTCCCGCGCGACGCTGGCCGATATGGGCAAATTCGAGCTTCAGGTTCTCTATGCCCGCGCGATGACCAAGCTGTGGCAGAAGATTGAGCGTCTGCGCCACATCCCGGACCTGCGCATCGCCGATTTCGGCACCCGCAGGCGGCACAGTTTTCTGTGGCAGGACTGGTGCGTGCAAGCCATGCGCGAAGGGCTGGGCACGGCCTTTTCCGGCACCTCGAACTGCCTGATCGCCAAGAACCGCGATCTGGAGGCGATCGGCACCAATGCCCATGAACTGCCCATGGTCTATGCCGCCCTGGCCGAGGATGACACGGCACTGGCCCGCGCGCCCTATGACGTGCTGGCCGACTGGCATGAGGAACATGACGGCAATCTGCGCATCATCCTGCCCGACACCTATGGCACCAGGGGGTTTCTGACCCATGCCCCCGACTGGCTGACCCAATGGACCGGTATCCGCATCGACAGCGGCGACCCGGCCGCAGGGGCCGAACTTGCCATCAACTGGTGGAAAAGCCGGGGCGAGGACCCGCGCGAGAAACTGGTGATCTTCTCTGACGGGCTGGATGTGGAGAAAATCGAGGAACTCCACAGCCAATTCGCCGGACGGGTGCGGGTGTCTTTCGGCTGGGGCACGCTTTTGACCAATGATTTCCGCGGGCTTGTCCCGGGCGAGGGCCTGGCGCCCTTCTCGCTGGTCTGCAAGGCTGTGGCGGCGAATGGGAAAGCGACGGTGAAATTGAGCGATAACCCGGAGAAAGCGATGGGCCCCGAGGCGGAAATCAACAGGTATAAACGCGTGTTCGGGGTGGGGCAGCAGGAGCGGGTTGAGGTGGTGGTTTGA
- the pncA gene encoding bifunctional nicotinamidase/pyrazinamidase — protein sequence MRDATHALVVIDVQNDFCPGGALAVPGGDEIIPGINALMEAFQCIVLTQDWHPAGHSSFASQHKGQDPYSVVEFPYGPQVLWPDHCVQGSSGAAFHPGLTTDPAQIILRKGFRREIDSYSAFFENDHSTPTGLEGALRTRGVTHLTMVGLATDFCVNFSALDAARLGFAVEVDMKLCRAINLDGSLASAIEGMKRADITL from the coding sequence ATGCGCGACGCGACCCATGCCCTTGTTGTCATCGACGTTCAGAATGATTTCTGCCCCGGCGGGGCGCTGGCCGTGCCCGGCGGGGATGAGATTATCCCCGGGATCAACGCGCTGATGGAGGCGTTCCAATGCATCGTCCTGACGCAAGACTGGCACCCGGCGGGCCATTCCAGCTTTGCCTCTCAACACAAGGGGCAAGACCCTTATTCGGTGGTGGAATTCCCCTATGGGCCGCAAGTCCTCTGGCCTGATCATTGCGTGCAGGGGTCCAGCGGCGCCGCCTTCCACCCGGGCCTGACCACGGACCCGGCCCAGATTATCCTGCGCAAGGGTTTCCGCCGGGAAATCGACAGCTATTCCGCCTTCTTCGAAAACGATCACAGCACCCCGACCGGGCTGGAAGGGGCGCTTAGAACCCGTGGCGTCACCCATCTGACCATGGTCGGGCTGGCCACGGATTTCTGTGTGAATTTCTCTGCCCTGGATGCCGCCAGACTGGGCTTTGCCGTAGAGGTCGATATGAAGCTTTGCCGCGCCATTAACCTCGACGGATCGCTGGCCAGTGCAATAGAGGGGATGAAGCGCGCAGACATCACATTGTGA